TAACCTGCTTGAACTTATCTTCGATGTTGGATTTACAGAAGATAGTCAAGGAGGGCACAGACCAAGACAGTCTGAGAGGACAATGCAAGACTACCTCAGTTTGTTCACCACAATCTAAAGGACGTAGACTTAACAATCAAATTCTGTTCACTATGGGAAACCACGATGGCCTATTTACAAAAGGATGTTTTAATACTATGTGCCAACATTAGTGTGTATATACAAATACTTATTAATTATTAATTCATCATTTTTTTCAGTCCTGGAAGAGACAGTGAACATGAATTCTCCACGTAGAGTCTTGTGGAGTGTGATGGGACACTTTGTTCTTTAAGCTGCTTTGTTCAGTTGCAGTTGACACATCTGCAGTCAATTGTATGTAAAAATGTGTCCTCGGaagagtctgtgtttgttttgtgcttTGACACAGATACAGCATCCCTCTCCTGTGACgtgcatacacatacatactttCTATTCATTGGCAGCAGGGCCATactcataatatatattggggggtgcacccccccccccaatattcaaatctgttcAAAaagtcccccccaatatgttgATATAAAAATTGAAATCAAATATAAATGTGATACGCTACGACAGgtacgctgtccgaaattatcataaaaaatgtaataactTAAAACTTCAGAAAGAAGGAAATCTCCCCAGCAGATTTCGttcccccaatgttgactccatggctatggCCTTGATTGGCAGTCACTAAGAGTGTTCTGGATACATTACTCTTTTTATTATTTCATCTTCGAGAAGTagaaattaattaaaaaagTTGAAACTCACAAAATTTGACCATATGTTTACTTGATTATCTGATTTAAGATAATCTTGTCTAAATGCTGATACATTAtgttttattgtgctttgttaCTCCAATCATATAACTATGCATTTTCTTTATCTATGCAAATGTATATTACCTCACTCAACTTTGTTGTACTATTACTGACTATCAGAATGTATCTGGTTTTACATGACTTAATTCAGTgtattttatttagttttttgAATCCTTTTTTGGTAATTTTCTCAATCagaaaatatatgcaattaatCCGTTTTCTgtatttgaaatatttgatgcTCCATAATGAACAAGTATGCAATATTGTTGCCCTTTATATTTTTGTCATATTGATGAGCAAGACTGCAATTCTTGAAATCTATGCACTTTATTTAATGTTTGCAATATACAATGTCTAACGTGCACCATTAAAATATGAATCAATGTATTAGCTTAGAGACAATTAATATCAGTGCATGAGTGACTAATGAGGTCAGCATTTTTACAGATTTGCACATTATGTTTGAGTCTGCACTGTATAGTGTGAATACTTGTACGATGGACTGTACAACAAGGAATCGGTTTACACAATCAATAAATGTTTACACTGAAAAAAACACCTGATGTATCAATTTTCTCACTATTTGATATTTATAGTAATTAGTACTATATAAATACTCTCAAGCAATTGGTAAATGTATTAAGTCAAAACTGACTTGATTCCATTTGCAACACATGTATACATCTCTAAATAGAGATAGTTATAATTGTTTTAATTGTATATGAAAAAAGGTTATTGCAGGATTGTCCATACCAGCTGTCTTATTGATAGATAAATAGAATATGTcatgcatttaaaaaaacatgaatatGTCATGCATTTAAAAAAACGTTTACTCCTAACGTACAGCAGTTCTATAGAGAAAACAGAGTTTATAGGTTTTTGGACTATATTTCATTAGTATATGCCCTgttaaaaaaacgttttatgttACCATGGTACTACATTTAAACTCATTTAAACCCAGGTAACCCTACCTGGTAATGTACCAATGACATCTTTCGGTTATTGAAGACAGGTGATGAGATTTGATTTTAGTATCAACCACAGAGTTATGCTTAGGATAGAAGCAAATACACAAATGATCAATGTTTAGTTTATAGGTTTTTGGACTATTATTCCTTAGTATATGCCCGGCTAAAAACCCTTTTTATGTAACCATGGTACTACATTTAAACTAATTTAAACCCAGGTAACCCTACCTGGTAATGTACCAATGACATCTTTTGATTATTGAAGACAGGTGATGAGATTTGATTTTAGTACCAATCACCGGAGTTACATTTAGGACAGAAGCAAATACATGATACATGAAATGATCAATGTTTACACGCACTGAACATTTCAACTGAGCGGAGGGGCACATCTGGGTAATATGTGGGACACAACGATACTTCCATTTGTGGGGAGGTCACAGGCCACTACAGCAgctgttagagtgtgtgtgcgtgtgtgtgtgtgtgtgtgagtgagtgtgtatgcaggtgtgtatgtgtttttatgctttatgtgtatgtaagtgtgatgtgtgtgtgtatctgaaatGACTCTGTGGCTCTTTCAGCTCATGCACAGCCTAAGAGCACAAGGACAGAATGACTCGGTTTGGAATGCATTTCTTTGACACTTCAGAACAGAAAATAAACACTCATTCTGAGTTactattgttgttgttctttaGCATAGCACTGACAGGCCAGTATTCTACTTTAACATCGCATCATACTTTAACACCGCatcatgggagtcaggtggctgaacggtgagggaatcgcaCCAAAGCTGGGGAACATTCATCTACCTGAGGGGgggaagaaaggaaaggaggggggagaaagggggaagaagaaaaaggaggagaaaagaggggaaaaaatgaaaaaagagagaaaaaaggagagaaaaggagaaggaagggatTTTTATGGCCCATACCTACATCACCAATGTTTTTGAAATATTAAGGTATATCAGGAATCACAATTAAAACCTTATATTTCTATTTCTATAGACATATATATGGGATACAAGTTAATCCCAAGGTTCTGGTTTGACTAAATTGTTGCAAGAAATTCAAGTGGTTATTTTGTATTCTTGGAAATCACATAATCACAGTTtggttaaaaacaaaacaatgaggATACTCATAACTGTTAAGTTAATATTTAAAATTAAGTTTATGTATTTAGCAGAAACTTTtatccacaaaacaaacaaacaaacgaagcataggaaaatacatttctgttgtgataaaacttttattttcagtcATCAGAAAGCCATTATACAGcagtagtgaatccctccattcacttattcaacagtaactatggacaataacttaaatatatacagaacagtagtgaatccctccattcacttattcaacagtaactatagacaataacttaaatatatacagaacagtagtgaatccctccattcacttattcaacagtaactacagacaataacttaaatatatacagaacagtagtgaatccctccattcacttattcaacagtaactacagacaataacttaaatatatacagaacagtagtgaatcccacattcacttattcaacagtaactatagacaataacttaaattgATACAGAACAGTTGTGAATCtctccattcacttattcaacagtaactatagacaataacttaaatatatacagaacagttgtgaatccctccattcacttattcaacagtaaTTATAgacaataacagaaaacattaacaGAACTATTGACAAAATTAAAGTGTTcagtgtccatgcctctgggaggggggtagaggggcactagcccagtgtccatgcctctgggaggggggtagaggggcactagcccagtgtccatgcctctgggaggggggtagaggggcactagcccagtgtccatgcctctgggaggggggtagaggggcatcTATATTTTTTTCATGTCCTCCAACCACTGCTCCTTGGGAACAGCCTCTACAGAGGGGCAGTACACGGTCCCTTTGTACTGACTGTGTCCAGTCTGGGCTGTCCTGAACTGCCCGCATTTCTTGCACGTGTTGTGGGGTACATGGCGGGTTAGTTTTCGGACCGGAGCAGGAGGTGCAGGGAAGATACCTCCCAGGGCCTGTGGAGCAGCAATGAAGACAGGCACCTGTGAGGTCACCGGAGCCAGCACCAACAGACGAGGGGCCGAGGGTGGAGCAGGGAAGAGCTGACGCTGGGCATGCATCTTTATGGCACAGGTGTCACATCTGTGGACGGGACCTTTCTCTTCAACCGTGCCTGGCCCACGGTGCTGCAGGGCAGTTGGTACTGGAGAGCCGGGCCTGGGTGGGGGAGCGCAGATGGAAGGCGCACATTAGCAGGGGGGAGTAGGTCGGCTGCCGCAGACAACAACAaataagaatgttttttttgcattcaaAAAGGCTACTCTCAAAATGACTTGAAACATAACCAGACAACGGAGACGCTGTACTCACAGTGACTACTTCCAGGCTGGCGCTAACAGCAGGGCTGGAGGTCCTcacagaggatagaggaggagcagggctgggggtcctcacagaggatagaggaggagcagggctgggggtcctcacagaggatagaggaggagcagggctgggggtcctcacagaggatggaggagaagcagggctgggggtcTTCCTTGCTACAATATTGGGCTTCACTGAGGCAGACTGTGACCCACCAAAGCGTGATTTAGTGAACTGCAAGGAGAaacagagttaattttgttattgAGCACATACAAAATGATTTATACAAAACATGAATAACTAAGAAAATATTTACCATTGACACACTCAGAGGGGGCTGCAGGAAAGAAGGCTGGGCTGCAGCACCAGTGGACAAGTCTGAAGCCACAGACTGTGGTGCCTGAGGTAGCTGAGTGGCAGTCTGCTAAAACAACAGCATGTCATGTAATGTAACAGCAACAGCATTGTAAGAGACATGAGATGGAAGATAGTcagatgcatttttttttatacatcacCTTAACAGCATGGAATCCACAATTACAGACCATGGACCTTCCAAATAGGGCGGTCTGTCCACGAGTCTGCATGGGGCATTTCTCAATCTGAAACAATCAGAATAGTTATTCAGCCAGAGTCACTCAGTGTACAGTCCATTGTCTGATATTATCTGCACCATTGTATTAAACCCTTTGCTCATCAAGTGACCTGCAGTCTAATGACTGTAAGAAGTAATAAGCACATATTTTGCAGTACTTTACCTTTTGATAGAGGTCATGCAATTTCCGCTGCCTTGGGGCAGGTCTAttgcctcctccagcaggccaAACCCCTGAGCCAGCAAATGCCCAAGCCTCGCAAtccactctccatctccatggATTTATTTGCTCTTAGGCTTGGTGCTCATCTAAAATAACAGAGACATATTAATAACCATAGTTACAACTATGTATGGAAGCATGGTATGCTGAACCAAATTGTGCATACTCATAAGTACAGTAACATAAGCAAACTGTACTGCTAAcagtttttgtttagtttttaacAGCTTACTGTATTTACAATGATTGACAGCTGTCATTCTTACCAAAGCTTCAGGTAGGATCATTATAAATTCCATTATTCATTGGAGGTAGACCCACTTTAAATGCTAAGTGGCTACAGTAAAGGACTAGTTAATATTTACACTAAAACCGTAAAAGTTTAGACTAAGCTAGATACTGTAAGCAGACCCCGCAATGTCGACAAGTTAATACTGAATGTTGGTtacgttactgtactgtactgcactgtctgtactgtagctaactaCCTACTGTACCTCCGCTTGTCAGACGTACCTAATAAACGTAGATCTATAGCACGTTAACTAGTTAAATGATGAAGTAACCAATACAACTAACGTTATAATAACACTTACTTGAATTATTGCGAATATATCCTGCCTGTTTCCTCTCACGATTACATTAGAAATgacagtacagtaccagtagCGTTACTGTAGTAGCGATTGCTAATATTAGCGTGACACTGGACAACAAAATGTTTACGTGTCTTTGCCTGACGGATGTAATACAATCTATTCCTATTTTAGTAGATAATACAATTAATGGTCACTTACTTTGATGCTTTCTTGTACGTTTGTACTGATAGTAAGCAGTATGCTTATACAGTGACAGCCAACAGACTTTTCTTCTGACAGTAAGTTTTCCAACGGACTCACAATGGATAGAagcgctgtgattggctgtatcCATTCTCACTCAAAGACGTGATTGGCCTAAATCCAATCCACATTGGACAGTTAGTATGCTGATTGGATGGTGAGATTGGAGTTTAGGTAGCCGATCCTGCCCCAGGTAGGGCTGGTAATCTGagggtcgccagttcgattcccgaccgagccaaatgacgttgtgcccttgggcaaggcacttcaccctacttgcctcggggggaatgtccctgtagttactgtaagtcgccctggataagagcgtctgctaaattactaaatgtaatgtaacttcAAACGTTGTTCAAAGCTGCCTAATTCACAAGGACATTCCCTCTATGAGCATAAAAACACAAGCAATAGGAGCAAGTCATCTTTTCAGATTGAGCTCATGAGCTTGGGATCTCCGGAATGGCTCTAATGGAATCAGTCTTGAGTGTTCAGGTTGAATTTAAGATGGCAAAAAGTCATGGATAACATCAGATTTTTAAAAGAATCACACACAAAAGGACGTTGTGTCTGGGTGCCAAGTCATGGGAAATGCCATCCACGGGCCTGATTAACATTCTGAAAAGCATTTCTCTGTGGGCTGTCTACACAAACCCCCCAGGACTGAAATATGGGGTTGaatggaagaggaaggagggtaCAAGACAGGGACTGCTGGGAGCTGGAGTTGACAGCTCCACAAAGGGAGTAGAAGCTAAGATAAAGTGAGGGCAAAGCCATGAAATCCGGTGGTCTAGGGAAATGTGACCAGGTTGACGTTTAAAACCAAATCTCTGTCTACATTTGGTGGTTGTTCACCCCCAAAACCCTGAAAGGTCAAATTCAAAATccaattttgttgtttttcgATTGTAAAGTCTCATTAACTCCATA
This genomic window from Hypomesus transpacificus isolate Combined female chromosome 4, fHypTra1, whole genome shotgun sequence contains:
- the LOC124467260 gene encoding leucine-rich repeat extensin-like protein 5 isoform X2; its protein translation is MQTRGQTALFGRSMVCNCGFHAVKTATQLPQAPQSVASDLSTGAAAQPSFLQPPLSVSMFTKSRFGGSQSASVKPNIVARKTPSPASPPSSVRTPSPAPPLSSVRTPSPAPPLSSVRTPSPAPPLSSVRTSSPAVSASLEVVTARLSSTNCPAAPWARHG
- the LOC124467260 gene encoding leucine-rich repeat extensin-like protein 5 isoform X1, translating into MQTRGQTALFGRSMVCNCGFHAVKTATQLPQAPQSVASDLSTGAAAQPSFLQPPLSVSMFTKSRFGGSQSASVKPNIVARKTPSPASPPSSVRTPSPAPPLSSVRTPSPAPPLSSVRTPSPAPPLSSVRTSSPAVSASLEVVTPTYSPLLMCAFHLRSPTQARLSSTNCPAAPWARHG